A window of Calonectris borealis chromosome 3, bCalBor7.hap1.2, whole genome shotgun sequence contains these coding sequences:
- the MEA1 gene encoding male-enhanced antigen 1 gives MAVARSMGPERVCPEEPGPPEAPDGAAGWSGDEEEEEEEEGGGGYLYQPLSQEPEQGPGEAGPPAAPAGCAEPGPGLQERLQMLRLHLPDPPADSEEEEEEEEVAAKEGATAQSSHSSIPMDAEHVELVKRTMASVKLPTLGIPAWASQISEDQWKDVVQRTLQARQSLSGPRPEWK, from the exons ATGGCGGTGGCGCGGAGTATGGGGCCGGAGCGGGTGTGTCCCGAGGAGCCGGGGCCGCCGGAGGCCCCCGACGGCGCGGCGGGCTGGAGCGGCGacgaggaagaagaggaggaggaggaaggcggcgGCGGGTACTTGTACCAGCCGCTGAGCCAGGAGCCGGAGCAGGGCCCTGGCGAGgcgggcccccccgccgccccggcgggctGCGCCGAGCCGGGCCCCGGCCTGCAGGAGCGGTTGCAG ATGCTGAGGCTGCACCTGCCCGACCCGCCGGCggacagcgaggaggaggaggaggaggaggaggtggcggcGAAGGAAGGCGCCACGGCTCAGAGCAGCCACAGCTCCATCCCCATGGATGCAG AGCATGTGGAGCTGGTGAAGAGGACGATGGCCAGTGTGAAGCTTCCCACCCTGGGCATCCCTGCCTGGGCCAGCCAGATCTCGGAGGACCAGTGGAAGGACGTGGTGCAGCGCACACTGCAGGCCCGGCAGAGCCTCAGTGGCCCCAGGCCTGAGTGGAAGTGA
- the KLHDC3 gene encoding kelch domain-containing protein 3 isoform X1, producing MLRWAVHLEGGPRRVNHAAVAVGHKVYSFGGYCSGEDYETLRQIDVHVFNAVSLRWIKLPPVWTNSRDHVREVPYMRYGHSAVLIDDTVYIWGGRNDTEGACNVLYAFDVNTHKWFTPKVSGMVPGARDGHSACVLAKSMFIFGGYEQLADCFSNDIHKLDTTNMMWTLISAKGTPARWRDFHSATIIGTKMYVFGGRADRFGPFHSNNEIYCNRIKVFDTETNSWLDSPPTPVLPEGRRSHSAFSYNGELYVFGGYNARLNRHFHDLWKFNPVSLSWRKIEPKGKGPCPRRRQCCCRVGDKIILFGGTSPSPEEGMGDEFDLMDHSDLYILDFSPSLKTLCKLAVIQYSLDQSCLPHDIRWELSAMTTNSTISRPIVSSQG from the exons ATGCTACGGTGGGCAGTGCACTTGGAAGGTGGGCCGCGGAGGGTGAACCACGCAGCTGTGGCCGTCGGGCACAAGGTCTATTCCTTTGGTGGATATTGTTCTGGAGAAGACTATGAGACTCTGCGGCAGATTGATGTCCATGTTTTTAATGCAG TGTCTCTGCGCTGGATCAAGCTGCCTCCAGTGTGGACAAACAGCCGAGACCATGTGAGAGAGGTGCCCTACATGAGGTATGGGCACTCAGCTGTGCTGATAGACGACACTGTCTACATATGGGGTGGTCGCAACGACACTGAGGGAGCCTGCAACGTGCTCTATGCCTTTGATGTCA ACACGCACAAGTGGTTCACACCAAAGGTGTCTGGAATGGTCCCAGGAGCAAGAGATGGGCACTCAGCTTGTGTCCTGGCAAAGAGTATGTTTATCTTTGGAGGCTATGAACAGCTG GCTGACTGCTTTTCAAACGATATCCATAAACTGGACACCACAAACATGATGTGGACCTTAATCTCTGCCAAG GGTACGCCAGCTCGCTGGAGAGACTTCCATTCAGCTACCATCATTGGAACAAAGATGTATGTATTTGGTGGCAGAGCTGATCGTTTTGGGCCATTTCACTCCAACAATGAGATCTACTGTAACCGCATTAAAGTATTTGATACAGAAACAAACTCCTGGCTGGACTCCCCTCCAACTCCAGTGCTCCCTGAAGGCCGGCGGAGCCATTCAGCAT TCAGCTACAATGGGGAGCTATATGTATTTGGTGGCTACAACGCACGCCTGAACAGACACTTCCACGACCTCTGGAAATTCAATCCAG TTTCTCTTTCTTGGAGGAAGATTGAGCCCAAAGGGAAAGGCCCGTGTCCTCGACGCCGGCAGTGCTGCTGCAGAGTGGGGGACAAAATCATTCTCTTTGGAGGCACCAG CCCGTCTCCAGAGGAGGGAATGGGTGATGAATTCGACCTGATGGATCACTCGGATCTCTACATCCTCGACTTCA GCCCCAGTCTAAAGACGCTGTGTAAGCTAGCAGTGATTCAGTACAGCCTGGACCAGTCCTGCCTTCCCCACGACATCAG ATGGGAGCTCTCGGCCATGACAACAAACAGCACCATCAGCCGCCCCATCGTCTCCTCCCAGGGCTGA
- the KLHDC3 gene encoding kelch domain-containing protein 3 isoform X2 encodes MLRWAVHLEGGPRRVNHAAVAVGHKVYSFGGYCSGEDYETLRQIDVHVFNAVSLRWIKLPPVWTNSRDHVREVPYMRYGHSAVLIDDTVYIWGGRNDTEGACNVLYAFDVNTHKWFTPKVSGMVPGARDGHSACVLAKSMFIFGGYEQLGTPARWRDFHSATIIGTKMYVFGGRADRFGPFHSNNEIYCNRIKVFDTETNSWLDSPPTPVLPEGRRSHSAFSYNGELYVFGGYNARLNRHFHDLWKFNPVSLSWRKIEPKGKGPCPRRRQCCCRVGDKIILFGGTSPSPEEGMGDEFDLMDHSDLYILDFSPSLKTLCKLAVIQYSLDQSCLPHDIRWELSAMTTNSTISRPIVSSQG; translated from the exons ATGCTACGGTGGGCAGTGCACTTGGAAGGTGGGCCGCGGAGGGTGAACCACGCAGCTGTGGCCGTCGGGCACAAGGTCTATTCCTTTGGTGGATATTGTTCTGGAGAAGACTATGAGACTCTGCGGCAGATTGATGTCCATGTTTTTAATGCAG TGTCTCTGCGCTGGATCAAGCTGCCTCCAGTGTGGACAAACAGCCGAGACCATGTGAGAGAGGTGCCCTACATGAGGTATGGGCACTCAGCTGTGCTGATAGACGACACTGTCTACATATGGGGTGGTCGCAACGACACTGAGGGAGCCTGCAACGTGCTCTATGCCTTTGATGTCA ACACGCACAAGTGGTTCACACCAAAGGTGTCTGGAATGGTCCCAGGAGCAAGAGATGGGCACTCAGCTTGTGTCCTGGCAAAGAGTATGTTTATCTTTGGAGGCTATGAACAGCTG GGTACGCCAGCTCGCTGGAGAGACTTCCATTCAGCTACCATCATTGGAACAAAGATGTATGTATTTGGTGGCAGAGCTGATCGTTTTGGGCCATTTCACTCCAACAATGAGATCTACTGTAACCGCATTAAAGTATTTGATACAGAAACAAACTCCTGGCTGGACTCCCCTCCAACTCCAGTGCTCCCTGAAGGCCGGCGGAGCCATTCAGCAT TCAGCTACAATGGGGAGCTATATGTATTTGGTGGCTACAACGCACGCCTGAACAGACACTTCCACGACCTCTGGAAATTCAATCCAG TTTCTCTTTCTTGGAGGAAGATTGAGCCCAAAGGGAAAGGCCCGTGTCCTCGACGCCGGCAGTGCTGCTGCAGAGTGGGGGACAAAATCATTCTCTTTGGAGGCACCAG CCCGTCTCCAGAGGAGGGAATGGGTGATGAATTCGACCTGATGGATCACTCGGATCTCTACATCCTCGACTTCA GCCCCAGTCTAAAGACGCTGTGTAAGCTAGCAGTGATTCAGTACAGCCTGGACCAGTCCTGCCTTCCCCACGACATCAG ATGGGAGCTCTCGGCCATGACAACAAACAGCACCATCAGCCGCCCCATCGTCTCCTCCCAGGGCTGA